The following DNA comes from Methanosarcina vacuolata Z-761.
GCTTGAACGGGTTGCTCCCACACCGGCACTGCCGTGTGAAACTTTTGATCTTGTGGGTGCGAATTCTCCAAAACGGTGCCCGATCATTTCAGGCTGGAGGTCCACACTCACGAAACCTTTCCCATTGTGGATTTCAATAGTCTGTCCGATCATTTCCGGAAGGATGATCAGGTCTCTGTGATGAGTCCTGACCTTCTTTCCTTCCTTAAACTCATGCAGGACTTTTTTCTGCCCTTCAGTGAACCCGCGTTTAATGCTCCTGCGTTCTCTCGAAGGCAGGAGTTCTGCAAACTCTTCAAGACTCAGTTCCTGAAGTTCTGAGACGGTTTTCCCGCGGTAGGTATACTCACCCTTTCTCTTTGGTAATCTTGATGATGATTTTTTAACCATAACGAACACCCCTCATCAGCGCTTCATTCCGGTCCTTCTAGCTGCAATCAGTCCGACCTTCCTTCCGGGCGGAGCGTTTCTGCTAACCGTTGTGGGCTTGCCCGGGTGCTTCCAGGCACCTCCACCGAATGGGTGGTCACGTGGGTTCATGGCAACTCCTGAAACCCTGGGATACTTAGCAGCTCTTGTTTTCATTTTGTGGTATTTTTTCCCGGCTTTGAGCCATGGTCTGTCCACACGGCCTCCGCCTGCAACGATACCGACAACTGCTCTGCACTTCGGATTAAGCCATTTAATGTTACCTGAAGGCATTGCTACTGCAGTTCTGTTAGGTTCATGGGTTACGACAGTTGCGTATACACCAGAGGAGCGCACGAATCTGCCGCCGTCATTTGGCTTTGACTCGATATTGCAGATAAAGAAACCTTCAGGCACCTTTCCTATAGGAACTATATTTCCTGGCCTGACATCGGCATCGTCTCCACACTCGATTGTGCTCCCTACTGCAACTCCTTCTGAGGCCAGCAGGAGAAGTTCTTCCCCAGTTTCAAAGGCAACTTTTGCTATCGGAGCTGAGCGAGCAGGGTCGTGCTCGA
Coding sequences within:
- a CDS encoding 50S ribosomal protein L2, with product MGKRIISQNRGRGTPTYRAPSHKYKAELRHPRVDENTSIQGKVINLEHDPARSAPIAKVAFETGEELLLLASEGVAVGSTIECGDDADVRPGNIVPIGKVPEGFFICNIESKPNDGGRFVRSSGVYATVVTHEPNRTAVAMPSGNIKWLNPKCRAVVGIVAGGGRVDRPWLKAGKKYHKMKTRAAKYPRVSGVAMNPRDHPFGGGAWKHPGKPTTVSRNAPPGRKVGLIAARRTGMKR
- a CDS encoding 30S ribosomal protein S19, with translation MVKKSSSRLPKRKGEYTYRGKTVSELQELSLEEFAELLPSRERRSIKRGFTEGQKKVLHEFKEGKKVRTHHRDLIILPEMIGQTIEIHNGKGFVSVDLQPEMIGHRFGEFAPTRSKVSHGSAGVGATRSSKFVPLK